In Pseudomonadota bacterium, the sequence GTTTAAGCTGGTCGACGGGGATGCCGGTTATGTCCGCAACCTTTTCCGTCGGATATTTCCTGACGGTCTTGACCAGGTCGTCAAAATCTTCCGTTCGTTCCTCGACAAACTTTTTGTCCCAGAGATCTTCCTCCAGAATGATATTCATCAACCCGTTCAAAAAGGCAACATCCGTTCCCGGTTTGATCCGCAGCCAGAGGTCGGCCCTTTCAGCAAGGGCGGTCTTGCGCGGATCGACCACCACAAGTTTTGCACCGCGGTCAACCGCCTGGTGTATCCGCAAGCCGATCGTCGGGTGACTCGTGTCCGGGTTACTGCCGATCATGAAGAAAAGGTCGGTGATCTTGGTGTCGGCAATGGAGTTGGTCATTGCGCCGCTTCCGAAGGTGAGGGCCAAACTGGCCACCGTGGGAGCGTGTCAGAGTCGTGCGCAGTGATCGATATTGTTGGTTCCGATCGCTGTCCGCATGAATTTCTGCATCAGGAAATTCTCTTCGTTGGTTGCCCTGGCACAACTGAAACCGGAAATGGAGTCGGCGCCATACATCGACTTCAGGTCTTTAAAGCGGTTGACAATCTCGGTGTAGGCCTCTTCCCAGGTGGCTTCGATCAGCTGCCCTTCTCTTCTGATCAGGGGGGTGGTCAGCCGGTCGGGGTGCTGAATGAAATTATGGGCAAAACGGCCTTTGACACAGAGCGCTCCATAATTCGGAGCCAGATCGGGTTCTGCGGTTACTTCCATCAGGGTGTCGCCCTTCACCCGCAACAGCACCTGACAAC encodes:
- a CDS encoding molybdopterin-dependent oxidoreductase yields the protein DLNKCVYCQKCFNSCEYGAIELSAGSFDEQGGAREISFRFNEKCVHCGKCVDNCSTGALNKRDMIVPINNEEVREVRSTCPYCGAGCQVLLRVKGDTLMEVTAEPDLAPNYGALCVKGRFAHNFIQHPDRLTTPLIRREGQLIEATWEEAYTEIVNRFKDLKSMYGADSISGFSCARATNEENFLMQKFMRTAIGTNNIDHCARL